One Amaranthus tricolor cultivar Red isolate AtriRed21 chromosome 1, ASM2621246v1, whole genome shotgun sequence DNA window includes the following coding sequences:
- the LOC130823305 gene encoding leucine-rich repeat receptor-like tyrosine-protein kinase PXC3 — translation MKIPTLNFNAHIVNSKFGKVPIKSGRTMYSIQRNNLVSKYSKICLFLLIVEFIMSVQLVISELPDQTIMFAINEEIGVPGWGINNSDYCYWKGIHCSTNQTVEVLDLSSRWLRGNITLISELKALKWLDLSSNYFSGPIPTIFSNLSELEFLDLSSNKFVGSIPMEFGKLKNLRALNLSYNFLVGGIPEELSGLAKLQDFQLSGNKLNGSIPKWVGNLTNLRVFSAYENNLGGEIPDNLGSVSELELLNLHSNLLDGSIPESLFANRKLEFLVLTQNGLTGIIPESIGNCDNLSSIRVGYNNLIGSIPKTVGNITSLTYFEANNNNLSGEIVVEFSQCSNLTLLNLASNGFTGTIPNELGLLTNLQELIVSDNRLFGDIPESILRNRNLNKLDLGNNRFNGTIPINVCNTSRLQFLLLSENSLRGEIPHEIGNCVKLLDLQLASNYLTGMIPAEIGRLRNLQISLNLSFNHLHGSLPPDLGKLDKLVSLDVSNNRLSGSIPAALKGMLSLIEVNFSNNLFIGAIPAFGPFQKSQNSSFSGNKDLCGQPLSSSCGTDGDDQENYPRKISYRIILAVIGSGLAVFISVAVVVLLFMMREKQENSSKDIHIVEDIATSKPLITAGNVFVENFRQAIDFDAVVKATFKDTNKLSSGTFSVVYKATMPSGLILLVRSLKSVDKTILNHQNKMIRELERLGRIRHNHLMRPLGFVIYEDVALLLHEYMCNGTLFQLLHENSKKPEYEPDWLTRLSIAIGVAEGLAFLHSVAVIHLDISSGNMLLDANMSPRIAEIEISKLLDPSRGTASISAVAGSFGYIPPEYAYTMQVTAPGNVYSYGVILLEILTTRLPVEEAFGEGTDLVKWVQTAPSRGETPEQILDARLSTVSFAWRKEMLGALKVALQCTDSTPAKRPKMKKVIEMLQEIKENS, via the exons ATGAAAATTCccactttaaattttaatgcCCACATTGTTAATTCCAAATTTGGAAAGGTACCTATAAAAAGCGGAAGAACAATGTACTCAATTCAAAGAAACAATTTAGTTAgtaaatattcaaaaatttgtttatttcTCTTAATAGTTGAGTTTATTATGAGTGTTCAACTAGTAATCTCTGAATTACCTGATCAAACCATAATGTTTGCCATAAATGAAGAAATTGGTGTTCCTGGATGGGGTATAAACAACTCAGATTATTGTTACTGGAAAGGTATACACTGTAGTACAAACCAAACTGTTGAAGTTCTAGATCTTTCTAGCAGATGGCTTAGAGGTAATATCACTCTAATTTCTGAGCTTAAAGCATTAAAATGGTTAGACCTTTCTAGTAACTATTTTTCTGGGCCAATTCCTActatttttagtaatttatCTGAGCTAGAATTTCTTGATTTATCATCAAACAAGTTTGTGGGTTCAATTCCTATGGAATTTGGTAAATTAAAAAACCTTAGAGCATTAAATCTTTCTTACAATTTTTTAGTTGGTGGGATTCCGGAAGAACTTTCAGGATTAGCCAAATTACAAGATTTTCAGCTATCTGGGAACAAATTGAATGGTTCAATACCCAAATGGGTTGGGAACTTAACCAATTTAAGAGTATTTTCAGCTTATGAGAATAATTTAGGTGGAGAAATTCCTGACAATTTGGGTTCTGTTTCTGAACTTGAATTGTTGAACCTTCATTCCAATTTACTAGATGGTTCTATACCTGAAAGCCTTTTTGCTAATAGGAAATTGGAGTTTTTAGTGCTGACCCAAAATGGATTGACAGGAATTATTCCCGAGTCAATTGGAAATTGTGATAATCTTTCGAGTATTCGAGTTGGGTATAATAATCTTATAGGTAGTATCCCGAAAACTGTTGGAAATATTACTAGCCTTACTTATTTTGAGGCCAACAATAACAATCTTTCGGGGGAGATTGTTGTCGAGTTTTCTCAATGCTCGAATCTTACCCTTTTGAATTTGGCCTCAAATGGGTTTACCGGAACCATTCCTAATGAACTAGGGCTGCTTACTAATCTGCAAGAATTGATTGTTTCGGATAATCGCTTGTTTGGGGATATACCGGAGTCTATTCTTCGTAATAGGAATCTTAACAAGCTTGATCTTGGGAACAACCGATTCAATGGCACCATTCCTATAAATGTGTGCAACACCTCTAGATTACAGTTCTTGTTGTTGAGTGAAAACTCGTTGAGAGGAGAAATTCCCCATGAAATCGGGAATTGTGTGAAGTTGCTCGATTTGCAGCTCGCTAGTAATTATCTTACCGGCATGATTCCTGCTGAAATTGGGCGGTTGAGGAATTTGCAGATATCGTTGAACTTAAGCTTCAATCATCTACATGGGTCGCTACCACCCGATTTAGGGAAGCTTGACAAGTTGGTTTCATTGGATGTTTCTAACAACCGACTTTCTGGTTCAATACCGGCAGCTCTCAAAGGCATGCTGAGTTTGATCGAAGTAAATTTCTCGAACAATCTGTTTATTGGCGCTATACCTGCATTCGGACCATTTCAGAAAAGCCAAAATTCAAGCTTTTCAGGAAATAAGGATCTATGTGGTCAGCCATTGAGTTCATCTTGTGGGACCGATGGCGATGATCAGGAAAATTACCCTCGTAAGATTTCTTACAGGATTATATTAGCTGTTATCGGTTCTGGATTAGCCGTCTTTATTTCTGTCGCTGTGGTTGTTCTTCTGTTTATGATGAGGGAAAAACAAGAAAACTCGTCCAAAGACATACACATTGTCGAGGATATTGCTACTAGCAAACCTCTTATAACCGCTGGCAATGTCTTTGTCGAAAATTTTAGGCAAGCAATAGATTTCGATGCTGTCGTTAAGGCGACATTTAAGGACACAAACAAGCTTAGCAGTGGAACTTTCAGTGTAGTTTACAAGGCTACCATGCCCTCCGGTCTCATTCTCTTGGTTAGAAGTCTTAAATCGGTGGATAAGACGATACTTAACCATCAGAACAAGATGATAAGGGAGCTCGAAAGATTGGGCAGGATACGCCACAATCATCTAATGAGACCCCTGGGGTTTGTCATCTACGAGGACGTTGCCCTTTTGCTCCATGAATATATGTGCAATGGTACTTTGTTTCAACTTCTTCACGAGAATAGCAAGAAACCCGAGTATGAGCCTGACTGGCTGACTAGACTCTCCATTGCGATTGGAGTAGCCGAAGGCTTGGCGTTTCTTCACAGTGTGGCCGTTATCCACCTTGATATATCCTCCGGCAATATGCTTTTAGACGCAAACATGAGTCCTCGTATTGCTGAAATCGAGATTTCCAAGCTTCTAGACCCTTCTAGAGGAACTGCTAGTATTAGTGCAGTTGCTGGCTCATTTGGTTATATTCCGCCAG AATATGCATACACAATGCAAGTTACTGCACCCGGAAACGTGTACAGCTATGGAGTGATCTTGCTCGAGATTCTGACAACGCGTTTACCAGTAGAAGAAGCGTTTGGTGAGGGAACAGATTTGGTGAAGTGGGTTCAAACCGCTCCTTCGAGAGGAGAAACGCCCGAGCAGATACTCGATGCGAGGCTTAGCACAGTTTCGTTCGCTTGGAGAAAAGAAATGCTTGGAGCTTTAAAGGTTGCATTACAATGCACAGATAGTACACCTGCTAAAAGACCTAAGATGAAAAAAGTCATTGAAATGCTTCAAGAAATTAAGGAGAACTCGTAA